A section of the Pimelobacter simplex genome encodes:
- a CDS encoding TetR/AcrR family transcriptional regulator — MTTSPRGARRKARTATAILDAAEGLFRERGLQATTIDEVAEAADVSVGSVYVHFKNKAGLYLALVERALDLNEQAMAHVLDLGLDSPLERVLAAGDAYLRFHVEHPGAFQMIALRVLEPGSGQADPEVEERIAERVEALVGAVQTDLEAAVRAGEIRADVDLARATRFVWGAWNGVIALSLRQDRLRIDDDELAATLAVGRRLLSDALRADAAAL, encoded by the coding sequence GTGACGACGAGCCCCCGCGGCGCCCGCCGCAAGGCCCGCACCGCCACCGCGATCCTCGACGCCGCCGAGGGACTCTTCCGCGAGCGCGGCCTCCAGGCCACGACGATCGACGAGGTGGCCGAGGCCGCCGACGTCTCGGTGGGCTCGGTCTACGTGCACTTCAAGAACAAGGCCGGGCTCTACCTGGCCCTGGTCGAGCGGGCCCTCGACCTCAACGAGCAGGCGATGGCGCACGTGCTCGACCTCGGGCTCGACAGCCCCCTGGAACGGGTCCTCGCCGCGGGCGACGCCTACCTGCGCTTCCACGTCGAGCACCCGGGCGCCTTCCAGATGATCGCGCTGCGGGTGCTGGAGCCGGGCTCGGGCCAGGCCGATCCCGAGGTCGAGGAGCGCATCGCCGAGCGGGTCGAGGCCCTCGTCGGCGCGGTGCAGACCGACCTCGAGGCCGCCGTCCGGGCGGGGGAGATCCGGGCCGACGTCGACCTGGCCCGGGCCACCCGCTTCGTGTGGGGCGCCTGGAACGGCGTGATCGCGCTGTCCCTGCGCCAGGACCGGCTCCGCATCGACGACGACGAGCTCGCCGCGACGCTCGCCGTCGGCCGCCGCCTGCTCAGCGACGCGCTGCGCGCCGACGCCGCAGCGCTGTAG
- a CDS encoding carbon-nitrogen hydrolase family protein, with product MSATPTTIRAAAVQTEARLGDVAANLADCERLADRAAYDGAGWVVLPEFFSTGIGYLPRISAEAPGIDGEPTRLLAELAARHGIHVGGSTLVRDLDGEVRNAFLLFGPDGLVGRHDKDLPTMWESALYTGGSDPGRLDVAGTTVGVALCWELMRSQTVARLGGEVDLVVGGSGWWSLPEWPLLGGAERRNHARATAAPATFARYVGAPVVHAAHAGRVDCAFLGTPLRYRGRLEGGAQICDARGQVLASRHRDQGEGVVIAEVTLGRTTPAFAHDRFWLQRRGAVAAAAWHFHNTIGRRAYARAQQQRTHQHEESTR from the coding sequence ATGAGCGCTACTCCAACTACGATCCGCGCGGCCGCGGTGCAGACCGAGGCGCGGCTCGGGGACGTCGCGGCGAACCTGGCGGACTGCGAGCGGCTCGCCGACCGGGCGGCGTACGACGGCGCGGGCTGGGTCGTGCTGCCCGAGTTCTTCTCGACGGGGATCGGCTACCTGCCGCGGATCTCGGCGGAGGCGCCGGGGATCGACGGGGAGCCGACCCGGCTGCTGGCGGAGCTGGCCGCGCGGCACGGGATCCACGTGGGTGGCTCGACGCTGGTGCGCGATCTCGACGGCGAGGTGCGCAACGCCTTCCTGCTGTTCGGACCGGACGGGCTGGTCGGGCGCCACGACAAGGACCTGCCGACGATGTGGGAGAGCGCGCTCTACACCGGCGGGAGCGACCCGGGCCGCCTCGACGTCGCCGGTACGACGGTCGGCGTGGCCCTGTGCTGGGAGCTGATGCGCTCCCAGACGGTCGCCCGGCTCGGCGGTGAGGTCGACCTCGTGGTCGGCGGATCGGGCTGGTGGAGCCTGCCGGAGTGGCCGCTGCTCGGGGGCGCCGAGCGCCGCAACCACGCACGGGCCACGGCCGCGCCCGCCACCTTCGCCCGGTACGTCGGGGCGCCGGTCGTCCACGCGGCGCACGCCGGGCGGGTGGACTGTGCCTTCCTCGGTACGCCGCTGCGCTACCGCGGCCGGCTCGAGGGAGGCGCGCAGATCTGCGACGCCCGCGGGCAGGTGCTGGCCTCCCGGCACCGCGACCAGGGCGAGGGCGTGGTGATCGCCGAGGTCACGCTCGGGCGGACGACGCCGGCCTTCGCCCATGACCGCTTCTGGCTGCAGCGGCGGGGCGCGGTCGCCGCGGCCGCCTGGCACTTCCACAACACGATCGGGCGGCGCGCCTATGCGCGGGCCCAGCAGCAACGCACCCACCAGCACGAGGAGAGCACCCGATGA